A portion of the Aphelocoma coerulescens isolate FSJ_1873_10779 chromosome 1, UR_Acoe_1.0, whole genome shotgun sequence genome contains these proteins:
- the EIF1AX gene encoding eukaryotic translation initiation factor 1A, X-chromosomal yields the protein MPKNKGKGGKNRRRGKNENESEKRELVFKEDGQEYAQVIKMLGNGRLEALCFDGVKRLCHIRGKLRKKVWINTSDIILIGLRDYQDNKADVILKYNADEARSLKAYGELPEHAKINETDTFGPGDDDEIQFDDIGDDDEDIDDI from the exons ATGCCGAAGAATAAAG GCAAAGGAGGTAAAAACAGGCGACGAGGTAAGAATGAGAATGAATCAGAGAAAAGAGAACTGGTGTTCAAAGAAGATGGGCAAG AATATGCCCAGGTGATCAAGATGTTAGGCAATGGAAGACTGGAGGCATTATGTTTTGATGGTGTGAAGAGGTTATGTCATATTAGAGGGAAGCTAAGAAAAAAG GTCTGGATAAATACATCTGATATTATATTGATTGGCTTAAGAGACTACCAG gATAACAAGGCTGATGTTATTCTAAAATACAATGCAGATGAAGCCAGAAGCCTGAAAGCATATGGGGAGCTTCCAGAACATG CTAAAATCAATGAAACAGACACATTTGGTCCTGGAGATGACGATGAAATCCAGTTTGATGATATTGGAGATGATGATGAAGATATTGATGAT atCTAA